One window of Zalophus californianus isolate mZalCal1 chromosome 3, mZalCal1.pri.v2, whole genome shotgun sequence genomic DNA carries:
- the IGFBP2 gene encoding insulin-like growth factor-binding protein 2 isoform X2, translating into MEDRSTPAFHRSPDNGDEPSEGGLVENHVDGTVNLLGGGGGAGRKPLKSGMKELAVFREKVTEQHRQMGKGGKHHLGLDEPKKLRPPPARTPCQQELDQVLERISTMHLPDERGPLEHLYSLHIPNCDKHGLYNLKQCKMSLNGQRGECWCVNPNTGKLIQGAPTIRGDPECHLFYNEQQEARGVHSQRMQ; encoded by the exons ACAACGGCGACGAGCCCTCTGAAGGAGGCCTGGTTGAGAACCACGTGGATGGGACCGTGAACCTCTTGGGCGGTGGAGGTGGCGCTGGCCGGAAGCCCCTCAAGTCAGGCATGAAGGAGTTGGCGGTGTTCCGGGAGAAGGTCACCGAGCAGCACCGGCAGATGGGCAAGGGGGGCAAGCATCACCTTGGTCTGGATGAGCCCAAGAAGCTGCGGCCACCACCTGCCAGG ACCCCCTGCCAGCAGGAGTTGGACCAAGTCCTGGAGCGGATCTCCACCATGCACCTTCCAGATGAGCGGGGCCCTCTGGAGCACCTCTACTCCTTACACATCCCCAACTGTGACAAGCATGGCCTGTATAACCTCAAACAG tGCAAGATGTCTCTGAACGGGCAGCGTGGGGAGTGCTGGTGTGTGAACCCCAACACTGGGAAGCTGATCCAGGGAGCCCCCACCATCCGGGGGGACCCCGAGTGTCATCTCTTCTACAACGAGCAGCAGGAGGCCCGTGGGGTGCACAGCCAGCGGATGCAGTAA